A region from the Kineothrix sp. IPX-CK genome encodes:
- the cls gene encoding cardiolipin synthase → MIWESAQAGFSFIFSHLIFINLIFAVIIVFFQRKDPKVIWTWMLLLYFIPILGFVFYLLIGTDMHKQKMFRIKEIEDHLNDAIRRQEYSLRNKELEHKDPEIAEYSDLVMYNLEASGAMLTNDNDITIFTDGNEKFEALIADMREAKKYIHVEYYIIKNDVLFNRIKDVLVEKVKEGVEVRVLYDGMGCRSVRKSYWRKLNSQGIKTSEFFPAFLRRLHLRINYRNHRKIVVIDGKIGYVGGFNIGKEYIGLDKKFGYWRDTHLRVTGTAVFALQIRFALDWNYTAKENLFLTGAYVYQGFVESKQNCEVQIVSSGPDSRCQNIRDNYLRLIGKAKKSIYIQTPYFIPDEAIFSALMIAVHSGIEVNIMIPCKPDHPFVYWATYSYIGDLVMEGAKCYTYNDGFLHAKGMVVDDKVLCYGTANMDIRSFALNFEVNAVIYNEEQAIRMREIFDEDMKKCKQITKNVYVSRSLRVRFLEQVSRPLSPLL, encoded by the coding sequence TTTCATTCCGATTCTTGGGTTCGTGTTTTACCTGCTCATAGGAACGGACATGCACAAGCAGAAGATGTTCCGGATTAAGGAGATAGAGGATCATCTGAACGACGCGATCCGCAGGCAGGAATACAGTCTCCGAAACAAGGAGCTGGAGCACAAAGACCCGGAAATCGCGGAATACTCGGACTTAGTTATGTACAATCTGGAAGCTTCGGGTGCTATGCTCACGAATGATAACGATATTACTATTTTTACGGATGGAAATGAAAAATTTGAAGCGCTCATAGCGGATATGCGGGAAGCGAAGAAGTATATCCATGTGGAGTATTATATTATAAAAAATGATGTGCTGTTCAACCGGATCAAGGACGTGCTGGTGGAAAAGGTGAAGGAGGGCGTGGAGGTGCGCGTTCTCTATGACGGCATGGGATGCCGTTCCGTTCGGAAAAGTTACTGGAGGAAGCTGAACAGCCAGGGTATAAAGACTTCGGAATTTTTTCCGGCTTTTTTAAGGCGTCTGCACCTTCGTATCAATTACCGCAACCATAGAAAAATAGTGGTCATCGATGGGAAAATAGGATATGTAGGCGGATTCAACATCGGTAAGGAATATATCGGGCTGGATAAGAAGTTCGGCTATTGGCGCGACACCCATCTTAGGGTGACGGGAACGGCAGTGTTCGCCCTGCAGATTCGTTTTGCTTTGGACTGGAACTATACGGCGAAGGAGAATCTGTTCCTGACAGGAGCATATGTCTATCAGGGATTCGTGGAATCCAAGCAAAACTGTGAGGTGCAGATCGTTTCCAGCGGTCCTGACTCCAGATGCCAGAATATACGAGACAATTATCTGCGCTTGATCGGTAAGGCAAAAAAGAGCATTTATATACAGACACCTTATTTCATACCCGACGAGGCGATTTTTTCCGCCTTGATGATAGCCGTTCATTCGGGAATCGAGGTGAATATAATGATTCCCTGTAAGCCGGACCATCCATTTGTCTATTGGGCGACCTATTCCTATATCGGAGACCTTGTTATGGAGGGTGCGAAATGCTACACTTATAATGATGGTTTTCTCCATGCCAAGGGAATGGTGGTGGATGATAAGGTGCTGTGCTATGGTACGGCAAATATGGATATCCGAAGCTTTGCGCTGAATTTCGAGGTGAATGCGGTCATATATAATGAGGAACAAGCGATAAGGATGAGGGAGATCTTCGATGAGGATATGAAGAAGTGCAAGCAGATTACGAAGAACGTATATGTGAGCCGCTCCTTGCGGGTGAGGTTCCTGGAACAGGTGAGCAGGCCTCTTTCTCCGTTATTGTAG